GTTCATGCTCGCCGACATGGGCATGAAGATCGAGGCGGCCCGCCAGATGACCTACGCCGCCGCCGGCCGCTCCGAGCGGGGTGACTCCGACCTGACGTTCTTCGGCGCCGCGGCCAAGTGCTTCGCCTCCGACGTGGCGATGGAGGTCACCGTCAACGCCGTCCAGGTGCTCGGCGGCTACGGCTACACCCGCGATTACCCGGTCGAGCGGATGATGCGCGACGCCAAGATCACCCAGATCTACGAGGGCACCAACCAGGTCCAGCGGATCGTGATGGCGCGCCAGCTGCTCGCAGGGGTCCAGAGCGAGCTCTGAGCCCGCGGTCTGGCCCGGTCAGCCGGGCGGCGCGCCCTCCAGCGCCTCGGCGTAGATCCGCTCGAGCATGTCGTGGGCGGACACGCGCTGCCGCTTGGTGGGCGTGCGGTCGTCCGCCGCCGCCGAGACGAGGGCCCGGGCGATGTCGCGCACCTTGCGGTTGGTGTCGACGGAGAAGGCGCGCAGCAGGACCCACGCCGTGTCGGCGTCCACGCTGTAGAGCTGCATCAGCACGCCCTTGGCCTGCTCGATGACCGCCCGGTGCCCGACGAAGTCCACGACCGCCGACTCCAGCTCGGCGTTGACGGCGTCGCGGCGTACGTCGGTGAGGTCGACGAGGTGTCCCGAGACGACGAGGGTGCCGTCCTCGTCCTCGACGTGGCCGGCGGCGATGACCACCTTGTGCGCCTGGGTGGCGGTGACGATGCGGTGCAGGAAGGAGTAGGCCTCTCCGCGGCCCACGACCGCCTCTCGCGACTCCCAGGCGGCCTCCACGTCCTCGGGGTGGATGTGCCGCATGACCAGTGCCGTGGTCGGCACGACCGCCCCCGGCTCGAACCCGTGGATGCGGAACATGGTGTCGGACCACCACCACTCGTCCGTGGCGGGACGGTAGGTGTACCGCCCCACCAGGGCGCACAGCGAGGCGTTGAACGCCCCTCCGCCCGCTCCCTGCCCCATGCACGAATCCTGCCCACTCCGGCGCCCCCCAACAAGCCTCGAAGGAGTGCGGATCTACCAGTCCACCTCCCCGGCGTCGGCGACCAGGACGGGCCCGTCCGGGAGCCGCAGCCCGGCCGGCACCGCGTCGCGCAGGCTGGCGAACCTGAGTGCGGTGCGCTCCTCGAGGAGCTCGAGCGGGACGAGGTAGGTGTCGAAGTCGTCGAGGAAGGACCGGTCGACGACGCCGTCGAGGTCCTGGGACAGCACGAAGCACTTGGACCGCAGCTGCCCCTCCATCCGGTAGCAGACGACCTTCCAGTGCTCGCGCGGCACCTGGACGATGTCGCGGTAGTCCGGGTCGTCGGCGCGCAGCACGGGTCCCGCGAACAGCGTGAGCCGGCGGTCCTCCAGCCCCTCCTGCGCGAGCACGGCGTTCTCGAGCAGGCCCCAGCTGCCCCCGCGCCCCGACTGGTTGAAGTCGTCGAGCTGGGGCGTGATGTTGGTGAAGTGGAAGGAGTCGGAGTTGGCCGCGCGTGCCTCGTCGAGGGTGCCCCACAGCAGGTCGGACCGGCGGGCGACGTGGCCACGGTCGAGGCGGTTGTCGGCATAGGCCGCGTCGAGCGTCTGCGCCTCCGCCGGGATCCGCGGGTCGGCGCGGAAGCGCTCGCCCGACCGGCTGATGCTGTCGCCCGGGAAGAGCCGGAGCCCGTCGATGTTCCAGGCGACCCACCACGCCAGCCGCCGGGTGGGGTGCATGCGGAGGCTGAAGTGCACGTAGTCGAGCGGGCGGTCCAGCTCCGGGAACGGGCCGGGCTCGTCGGGCGCCTGCGGGGGCCCGAGGGTGGTGTCGAGGAAGTCGGGGTCGTAGCCGGGCTCTGCCATGGGTCGATGGTCCCGCACGGGTGCGACAGGCGTGCGCCACACGCTGGTGCGGACCTCGTACGCTGACCCGGTGAGGACCCGCGCTGCCGCTCTCGGACTGGCCGGCGCCCTCGTCGTCGTGGGCACGCTCGCCGGCTGCACCGGCGAGGAGGGCCAGGTCGCCGCCGGGCACTCCCACGGCGCGGGTGGCGCGATGGTGTCGATGCCCGTGGGCGACGGCACCCGCACCAGCGAGGTGGGCTACTCCCTGGAGGGGCTGCAGGTGCGCCAGGCCGACGACGGCATCGGCGAGCTGCGCTTCCGGATCGAGGACCCCGACGGCCGGCCGGTCACGGACTACGTCGAGGAGCTCACCAAGGAGCTGCACCTCTACCTCGTCAACGACGAGCTCACCGTCTTCCGCCACCTGCACCCCACCCGCGCCGACGACGGCACGTGGACGGCGCCCTTCGACGTCCCGGACGCCGGTGGCTACCGCGTCGTCACGGAGTTCGTCGCGGTCGACGAGGGCGGCAACGGCGACCACGTGGTGCTCGGGCGCCCGCTCGCGCTCCCGCCGGGCGACCCGGGCGACACCGCTGCTGAGGACCGGGCCGTGCAGGTCTCAGTGGCCGAGGCGCCGGTCACCGGCGACAACGGCCTGCTGCGGCTGGTGGTGCGCGACGCCGAAGGGCAGCCGGTCGACATCGGCACGTTCCTCGGCGCCTACGGGCACGTGACCGGCTTCCACACCGGGACCGGCGCGATGGTGCACCTGCACCCGCTCGCGGCCCCCGAGCTCACCGAGGACGGGTCCGAGCTGACCTTCCACGCCGAGGTCGAGGAGCCCGGCGACTACCGGCTGTTCGTGCAGGTGCGGGTCGACGGCTTCCTGCACACGGTGCCGGTCGAGCTCACGGTCGCACGGTCAGCCTGACGGTCGTCACCGGGTTCTCGAAGCGGCTCAGCGTGAGGCTGACCTGCACCTCCCACTCGCCCGCCCGCGGGACGACGACCTCCCCGCGGTAGGTGCCCGCGGCGATCGGCGTCACCGCGACCTCGCCGACGTCGAGCCCCTCGGTGCGGAGCTCGACCACGGGGTTGACCGGCGGGTCGTACGGCTCGCCCGAGGCGTCCTGCACCTGGACCAGCAGCGTGTTGCTGCCCGTGCGGCGCGGGTCCATCACGGCGAGCACCCGCAGGTCGTCCGCCGTGGCGGCGCCGACCCCGGTCGACCCGGTCGCGACGGTCACCGGGGCCGGCCGCGGGGACTGGTTGACGAGGAAGCCCGTCACGCCGAGGAGCGCGACCAGCAGCACCGCCTCGACGCGCACCGTGCGGGTCACCGCCGCCGCGGCGCGCTCGCGGTCGCCGAACCCGGCGGCCGCCTCGACCGCGGGCAGGGTGCGCCAGCGGTTCCAGCCGCCCGCGCCGGCCACCACGAGGGCGATCGCGACTTTGGTGAGCAGCAGCCAGCCGTACGCCGTCTCGACCAGGCCCGTCCAGGACCCGACGATGCGCCAGGCCATGAAGGTCCCCGTGGCGGCGACGGCGAGGAGCACGCCGCCGGCCAGGGCGGAGAAGCGGGCGAGGGTCCGGGCGGCGAGCACCTCGCGGCCGGACAGCGCCCGCAAGGTGAGCGCGAGCCCCACGAGCCCGCCGAGCCAGATCGCCCCGGCGCCCACGTGCAGGACGTCGGAGGCGACGAGCAGCGCCGTCGGCGTGAACGCGCGGGAGTGGCCGACGACGGACGGACCGGCCACGGCGACGAGCGCGCCGCCGGCCAGCAGCAGCCGGTCCCACCGGCCCGGCGGCGCGGTCGTGCAGGCCGGCACCGCCGCGCCGAGCCCGGCCGCCACGAGCGCGGCGGCCAGCATCTCGTTGCGGACGAGTGCCTGGTCGAAGGCGTCGAGCAGGTCGCCCAGCTCGAGGCCCTGACCGTAGACGGACGCCACCGGCACCTGGAGGACGGCGCCGGCCACGGCGACCGCGGCGGCGTACCGCAGCAGCCGACTGAGCCGGCCACGGACGTCGGTGCCCGCCCAGGAGCGGGGGAGGACGAGGGCCACGAAGACGGCGAGCCCCGCCGCGAGGAGCAGACCCACCAGCGAGACGACGGTGACCACGTCGCGGACCACCCTGACCGCGGCCGAGGAGGACGTCGGCTCGGGCGGGGCGGTCACCGACGCGCTGGGTGCGCCGACGGAGAAGGTCAGCGCGCCGGAGATGGGGTGGCCGTCGCTCGACAGGACGTTCCACGACACGACGTAGGTGCCGTCGGCGAGCCCGGCCGCCCCGGGCAGGTCGACCGTGACGTCCGTGCCGCCGGCGCTGGCCGTCGCGTCGACCGGCTGACCGGCGGCGTCGTAGACCGCAACCTCCTGCGAGGTCAGCCGCACCGGCTCGTTGAACGTCAGCGTGACGGTCTCGGGAGCGGTCTCGACGACGGCCCCCTCGGCGGGGTCGGTCTCGACGAGCTCGGCGTGCGCCGAGGCGGACGAGCTGCCGAGGAGCAGGGTCGCGAGCGCGACCAGCGCGGTGGCCAGGACCCGGGCGAGGACCCCGGCCACGACGCCGGTGCGGCGCCTCCGCGCCGGT
This genomic stretch from Nocardioides renjunii harbors:
- a CDS encoding DNA/RNA non-specific endonuclease, with the protein product MAEPGYDPDFLDTTLGPPQAPDEPGPFPELDRPLDYVHFSLRMHPTRRLAWWVAWNIDGLRLFPGDSISRSGERFRADPRIPAEAQTLDAAYADNRLDRGHVARRSDLLWGTLDEARAANSDSFHFTNITPQLDDFNQSGRGGSWGLLENAVLAQEGLEDRRLTLFAGPVLRADDPDYRDIVQVPREHWKVVCYRMEGQLRSKCFVLSQDLDGVVDRSFLDDFDTYLVPLELLEERTALRFASLRDAVPAGLRLPDGPVLVADAGEVDW
- a CDS encoding copper resistance protein CopC is translated as MTSPARPARRRRTGVVAGVLARVLATALVALATLLLGSSSASAHAELVETDPAEGAVVETAPETVTLTFNEPVRLTSQEVAVYDAAGQPVDATASAGGTDVTVDLPGAAGLADGTYVVSWNVLSSDGHPISGALTFSVGAPSASVTAPPEPTSSSAAVRVVRDVVTVVSLVGLLLAAGLAVFVALVLPRSWAGTDVRGRLSRLLRYAAAVAVAGAVLQVPVASVYGQGLELGDLLDAFDQALVRNEMLAAALVAAGLGAAVPACTTAPPGRWDRLLLAGGALVAVAGPSVVGHSRAFTPTALLVASDVLHVGAGAIWLGGLVGLALTLRALSGREVLAARTLARFSALAGGVLLAVAATGTFMAWRIVGSWTGLVETAYGWLLLTKVAIALVVAGAGGWNRWRTLPAVEAAAGFGDRERAAAAVTRTVRVEAVLLVALLGVTGFLVNQSPRPAPVTVATGSTGVGAATADDLRVLAVMDPRRTGSNTLLVQVQDASGEPYDPPVNPVVELRTEGLDVGEVAVTPIAAGTYRGEVVVPRAGEWEVQVSLTLSRFENPVTTVRLTVRP
- a CDS encoding PAS and ANTAR domain-containing protein is translated as MGQGAGGGAFNASLCALVGRYTYRPATDEWWWSDTMFRIHGFEPGAVVPTTALVMRHIHPEDVEAAWESREAVVGRGEAYSFLHRIVTATQAHKVVIAAGHVEDEDGTLVVSGHLVDLTDVRRDAVNAELESAVVDFVGHRAVIEQAKGVLMQLYSVDADTAWVLLRAFSVDTNRKVRDIARALVSAAADDRTPTKRQRVSAHDMLERIYAEALEGAPPG